One window from the genome of Salisaeta longa DSM 21114 encodes:
- the malQ gene encoding 4-alpha-glucanotransferase yields MPRSRTSGILLHITSLPSAYGIGDLGPAAYRFADWLAHTRQQLWQLLPLGPVGKGASPYTSPSTFAGNPLLIAIDPLLEQDLLTDDDVAPLRALPQDHVAFDRLMPAKRAVLETAFQRFEAASGASDRAAFRTFWTRNADWLDDYALFMALRDAHDGAPWTDWDPALAYRDPDALDTAREVYASERRMYAFWQFLFQRQWAALRSYCHARRIRFFGDVPIYVAHDSADVWAHQRLFQLDSDGAPTAVAGVPPDYFSPKGQRWGNPLYRWDRMAHNGFAWWMRRFQHVLGRIDLARVDHFRGFASYWRIPASASTAIKGSWADGPGAAFFRRLADVVGLDGIVAEDLGTITPDVTELRDAFDLPGMAVLQFAFENDPSNAYLPHNFRSNCVAYTGTHDNNTICGWWADEPSDEDRAFARRYLEIGPNDAVHRRAIRALMASVAQRVVVPMQDVLGLGAAARMNTPGEPEGNWTWRLTPDQLEAADAAWLEELTLTYGRAPV; encoded by the coding sequence TTGCCTCGTTCTCGTACCAGCGGCATCCTGCTGCATATCACCTCGCTACCCAGCGCCTACGGCATTGGCGACCTGGGGCCCGCGGCCTACCGCTTCGCCGACTGGCTCGCCCACACGCGCCAGCAGCTCTGGCAACTGCTGCCCTTAGGGCCGGTGGGGAAAGGCGCCTCGCCCTACACCAGCCCCTCCACGTTTGCCGGCAACCCGCTGCTCATTGCCATCGACCCGCTCCTCGAACAAGACCTGCTTACCGACGATGACGTGGCCCCGCTGCGCGCGCTCCCCCAGGACCACGTAGCCTTCGATCGGCTCATGCCTGCCAAGCGCGCCGTCCTCGAAACGGCCTTCCAGCGCTTTGAAGCGGCAAGCGGCGCCTCCGACCGCGCGGCCTTTCGGACGTTCTGGACGCGCAACGCCGACTGGCTCGACGACTACGCCCTGTTCATGGCGCTGCGCGATGCCCACGACGGCGCGCCCTGGACCGACTGGGATCCTGCCCTTGCCTACCGCGACCCCGATGCCCTCGACACCGCCCGCGAGGTGTACGCCTCCGAGCGCCGCATGTACGCGTTCTGGCAGTTCCTCTTTCAGCGCCAGTGGGCGGCCCTGCGCTCCTACTGCCACGCCCGCCGCATTCGCTTCTTTGGCGATGTGCCCATCTACGTGGCCCACGACAGCGCGGACGTGTGGGCGCACCAACGGCTCTTTCAGCTCGATAGCGACGGCGCCCCCACCGCCGTAGCGGGCGTTCCGCCGGACTACTTCAGTCCGAAGGGGCAGCGCTGGGGCAACCCGCTCTACCGATGGGACCGCATGGCGCACAATGGCTTTGCGTGGTGGATGCGGCGCTTTCAGCATGTCCTTGGCCGGATCGACCTGGCCCGCGTCGACCACTTCCGGGGGTTTGCGTCGTACTGGCGCATCCCGGCCTCGGCCTCTACGGCCATTAAAGGATCGTGGGCCGACGGCCCGGGGGCCGCGTTCTTCCGGCGCCTGGCCGACGTGGTGGGCCTCGACGGCATCGTAGCCGAAGACCTGGGCACCATCACCCCCGATGTGACGGAGCTGCGCGACGCGTTCGACCTGCCCGGCATGGCCGTCCTCCAGTTTGCCTTCGAGAACGACCCCTCCAACGCCTACCTCCCCCACAACTTCCGCTCCAACTGCGTGGCGTACACCGGCACGCACGACAACAACACCATCTGCGGGTGGTGGGCCGATGAGCCGTCGGACGAGGACCGCGCGTTTGCCCGCCGCTACCTCGAAATTGGCCCCAACGACGCGGTGCACCGGCGCGCCATCCGTGCCCTGATGGCCTCGGTGGCGCAGCGCGTGGTGGTGCCCATGCAAGACGTGCTGGGGCTGGGCGCCGCCGCCCGCATGAACACGCCCGGCGAGCCCGAAGGCAATTGGACGTGGCGCCTCACACCTGATCAGCTGGAGGCGGCCGATGCAGCATGGCTGGAGGAGCTAACGCTCACCTACGGACGCGCCCCGGTCTGA
- a CDS encoding thiol-disulfide oxidoreductase DCC family protein — protein MAPIVLFDGVCNLCNGAVDFVMRHDAHERFRFASLQSEVGETLLQAYNLPATLDSLVVIADGRAYTQSEAVLRIVRDLSWPGAPVLAVLLGLIPKPVRDAVYRWVAAQRYDWFGTRDTCRVPTPEERARFVTAPDDIDGGALSGSDRGASVGER, from the coding sequence ATGGCTCCCATTGTTTTGTTTGACGGCGTGTGCAACCTGTGCAACGGCGCCGTCGACTTCGTCATGCGGCACGACGCCCACGAACGGTTCCGGTTTGCGTCGTTGCAGTCGGAAGTGGGCGAGACGCTGCTGCAGGCTTACAACCTGCCCGCCACCCTCGACAGCCTCGTCGTCATCGCCGACGGCCGCGCGTACACCCAGTCGGAGGCGGTACTCCGGATCGTGCGCGACCTGTCGTGGCCCGGCGCGCCGGTGCTTGCGGTTCTGTTGGGCCTCATCCCGAAGCCGGTGCGCGATGCCGTGTACCGGTGGGTGGCCGCGCAGCGCTACGACTGGTTCGGCACGCGCGACACGTGCCGCGTGCCCACGCCCGAAGAGCGCGCACGCTTCGTTACCGCCCCGGACGACATTGACGGCGGCGCGCTTAGCGGTTCAGACCGGGGCGCGTCCGTAGGTGAGCGTTAG
- a CDS encoding NUDIX domain-containing protein encodes MELTEAPLTSESVYDGALLHAYRDTARLPDGSTGVREWIDHPGAAAIVPLLDTGETVLIRQFRYPPRRTFLEVPAGKMDRPDEDPATVAARELSEETGYTAARFTALGAIYPCIGYSNEVIHFFLAEGLEAGTQDLAEGEFVEVERLDFAAAVERARTGQLRDMKTVTALTLAAAHLENSAE; translated from the coding sequence ATGGAGCTGACCGAAGCGCCCCTCACGTCTGAGTCCGTCTACGACGGCGCCCTCTTGCACGCCTACCGCGACACGGCCCGCTTGCCCGACGGCAGCACCGGCGTGCGCGAATGGATCGACCATCCCGGCGCGGCGGCCATTGTGCCACTGCTGGACACGGGCGAGACGGTGCTCATCCGCCAGTTTCGGTACCCGCCGCGGCGCACCTTTCTGGAAGTGCCCGCCGGCAAGATGGACCGTCCGGACGAGGACCCCGCCACCGTCGCGGCCCGCGAGCTGTCGGAGGAAACCGGCTACACGGCCGCGCGCTTCACGGCCCTCGGGGCCATCTACCCGTGCATCGGCTACAGCAACGAGGTCATTCACTTCTTCCTGGCCGAAGGCCTGGAGGCGGGCACGCAAGACTTGGCCGAAGGCGAGTTTGTGGAGGTGGAGCGCCTCGACTTTGCCGCGGCCGTCGAGCGCGCACGCACCGGGCAACTACGCGACATGAAGACCGTCACGGCCCTAACGCTGGCCGCGGCGCATCTTGAAAATTCAGCAGAGTGA
- the secG gene encoding preprotein translocase subunit SecG — protein MFTFLIVLIALIALLMSIIILLQSGQGGGLAGIASTGATRQVLGSRQAPDLLEKATWTLASIFVVLCILSNFFIDTGEEGSVIQQNAQQGQTQQTAPQPPAPGQGAAPLPGNGAAPSGNGAGTGGSN, from the coding sequence ATGTTTACGTTCCTGATCGTCCTGATTGCGCTGATCGCGCTCCTTATGTCCATCATCATTCTGCTGCAAAGCGGACAGGGAGGCGGACTCGCGGGCATCGCATCAACCGGTGCCACCCGCCAGGTGCTGGGCTCGCGGCAGGCGCCCGATCTGCTGGAAAAAGCAACATGGACGCTCGCCTCGATCTTTGTGGTGCTGTGCATCCTGAGCAACTTCTTCATCGACACCGGCGAAGAGGGCAGTGTGATTCAGCAGAATGCGCAACAGGGGCAAACGCAGCAAACCGCACCGCAGCCGCCCGCGCCGGGACAAGGCGCTGCGCCGCTTCCGGGCAATGGCGCCGCCCCGTCGGGCAACGGCGCTGGAACAGGCGGCAGCAACTGA
- the panC gene encoding pantoate--beta-alanine ligase, with protein MKVFRTVDAMQQHARSVARTGRTHALVPTMGALHDGHLALVREALDHADHVTVSIFVNPTQFAPDEDYESYPRTLDADREQLDALGVDAVFAPSVDEMYPHHADDTLAGPLAWVTVDRLNETLCGRYRDGHFRGVTTVVTKLFNACRPDVAVFGEKDAQQLVILRRMTDELLFDIDIVGVPIVRAPDGLARSSRNAYLSEDERAQATVLSDAVSAARARIEAGEQRAEAVVGAMQQALRSAPDARVQYAEVVDAHTLRPVDTLHPGQDVLAAVAVFFGDTRLIDNAFVTVPAA; from the coding sequence ATGAAGGTTTTTCGCACCGTCGACGCGATGCAGCAGCATGCGCGTTCCGTGGCCCGCACCGGCCGTACCCACGCGCTGGTGCCCACCATGGGCGCGCTGCATGACGGCCATCTGGCCCTGGTGCGCGAAGCGCTCGACCACGCCGATCACGTCACCGTCTCCATCTTCGTCAACCCCACGCAGTTCGCGCCCGACGAGGATTACGAGAGCTATCCGCGCACGCTGGACGCCGACCGCGAGCAGCTCGATGCCCTAGGCGTCGATGCCGTGTTTGCCCCCTCGGTCGATGAGATGTACCCGCACCACGCCGACGACACGCTGGCCGGGCCCCTGGCGTGGGTCACCGTCGACCGGCTCAACGAAACGCTGTGCGGCCGCTACCGCGACGGCCACTTTCGCGGCGTCACCACCGTCGTCACCAAGCTGTTTAACGCCTGCCGGCCCGACGTAGCCGTGTTTGGGGAAAAAGACGCGCAGCAGCTCGTCATTTTGCGGCGGATGACCGACGAATTGCTGTTTGACATCGACATCGTGGGCGTACCCATCGTACGGGCGCCCGACGGGCTGGCACGGTCCTCGCGCAACGCCTATCTCTCGGAAGACGAACGCGCCCAGGCGACCGTGCTCTCCGACGCCGTTTCGGCGGCCCGCGCGCGCATCGAGGCGGGGGAACAGCGGGCCGAAGCGGTGGTAGGTGCGATGCAGCAGGCGCTGCGCAGCGCCCCCGACGCCCGCGTGCAATACGCTGAGGTGGTGGACGCCCACACGCTGCGCCCGGTCGACACGCTGCACCCTGGCCAGGACGTACTGGCTGCGGTGGCGGTCTTTTTTGGCGACACGCGCCTCATCGACAACGCGTTCGTCACCGTGCCCGCCGCCTGA
- the panD gene encoding aspartate 1-decarboxylase, with protein MTITMFKAKLHQLRVTQADLYYEGSITIDADLLDEAGILPYEKVQVVNVNNGARLETYTIPGVRGERTVCLNGPAARLASTGDQVIAIAYTELTPEEAEQHQPRVVIVDENNDPKEVMTLDVQHDPPREPKRVRNDVPASA; from the coding sequence ATGACCATTACGATGTTCAAGGCGAAGCTCCACCAGCTTCGCGTCACCCAGGCCGACCTCTACTACGAAGGCTCGATCACCATCGACGCCGACCTGCTGGATGAAGCCGGCATCTTGCCCTACGAGAAGGTGCAGGTGGTGAACGTCAACAACGGCGCGCGCCTCGAAACGTACACCATCCCCGGCGTTCGGGGCGAGCGCACCGTGTGCCTCAACGGTCCGGCTGCGCGCCTCGCCAGCACCGGCGACCAAGTGATTGCCATCGCCTACACCGAGCTGACGCCCGAGGAGGCCGAGCAGCATCAGCCGCGCGTGGTCATCGTCGACGAGAACAACGACCCGAAAGAGGTGATGACGCTCGATGTGCAGCACGACCCGCCGCGCGAGCCGAAGCGCGTCCGCAACGACGTCCCCGCCTCCGCGTAG
- a CDS encoding sodium:solute symporter family protein yields the protein MHIIDGVIFGLYMLGVLGIGYYFMHDHDTADDYYLAGRDMSSGHIGLSVVATDVGGGFSIGLGGLGFMMGLSGSWMLFTGLLGAWISAVVLIPRVKALGEAEHYSTFPALFNHFYGPTAALLAGIISALGYAGFTSSQILAGAKLATATFEPLSLTTALIAMGIIVVVYTGMGGMKAVIYTDTVQWIILMSGLIFIGLPLSYVAVGGYAGITAAVDPSMLSLTDVTPVRLINWGVTILPIWFVGMTLYQRIYAARDTQTAQRAWYLAGLFEWPVMAFMGVTLGLFGRVAAEQGMFAPMGYPSAAVMDAEMGLPLLLRTVLPVGLLGLMLSAYFSAIMSTADSCLVAASGNLTSDIIDAFLPSETHAQAVQRSQWATVGLGSAALVLALSMENVLNLMLKSYAFMVSGLLVPLLGALFTSWGTRAGAIGAMLVGGTTTVALGASGWALPWGLDANAFGIAAAAAVYSAVSLGWPQPAHPTEAA from the coding sequence ATGCACATCATCGACGGCGTCATCTTCGGGCTGTATATGCTCGGGGTGCTCGGCATCGGCTACTACTTCATGCACGACCACGACACGGCCGACGACTATTACCTCGCGGGCCGCGATATGTCCAGCGGCCACATTGGCCTCTCGGTGGTCGCGACCGACGTGGGCGGCGGCTTCTCCATCGGCCTGGGCGGCCTCGGCTTCATGATGGGCCTGTCGGGTTCATGGATGCTGTTTACCGGTTTGCTCGGGGCATGGATTAGCGCGGTGGTGCTCATCCCCCGCGTTAAGGCATTGGGCGAGGCCGAGCACTACTCCACCTTTCCGGCGCTCTTCAACCACTTCTATGGCCCCACGGCGGCGCTGCTGGCGGGCATCATCTCGGCGCTGGGCTACGCGGGCTTTACGAGCTCGCAGATCCTGGCCGGGGCCAAGTTGGCTACGGCGACGTTCGAGCCGCTCTCGCTTACCACGGCGCTCATCGCAATGGGCATTATCGTGGTGGTGTACACCGGCATGGGCGGCATGAAGGCGGTCATCTACACCGATACCGTGCAATGGATCATCCTGATGAGCGGGCTTATCTTCATCGGCTTGCCGCTGAGCTACGTTGCGGTGGGGGGCTATGCAGGGATTACAGCTGCGGTAGACCCGTCGATGCTGTCGCTTACAGACGTGACGCCGGTGCGCCTCATCAACTGGGGCGTAACCATCTTGCCGATCTGGTTTGTGGGCATGACGCTCTACCAGCGCATCTACGCGGCCCGCGACACCCAGACGGCGCAGCGCGCGTGGTACCTGGCGGGCCTCTTTGAGTGGCCGGTGATGGCGTTTATGGGCGTCACCCTGGGCCTCTTTGGGCGCGTAGCGGCCGAGCAGGGTATGTTCGCGCCGATGGGCTACCCCTCGGCGGCCGTGATGGATGCGGAAATGGGCCTGCCGCTTTTGCTGCGTACGGTCTTGCCCGTGGGCCTCTTGGGCCTCATGCTGTCGGCGTACTTCTCAGCGATCATGTCGACGGCCGATAGCTGCCTGGTCGCTGCCTCGGGCAATCTCACGTCGGATATCATCGATGCGTTTTTGCCGTCCGAGACGCACGCGCAGGCGGTGCAGCGGTCGCAGTGGGCCACGGTGGGCTTGGGGAGCGCGGCCCTCGTGCTGGCGCTTTCCATGGAGAACGTCCTGAACCTGATGCTCAAGTCGTACGCCTTCATGGTGTCGGGCCTGCTGGTGCCGCTGCTCGGCGCGCTCTTTACGTCATGGGGCACGCGTGCGGGCGCCATTGGGGCGATGCTTGTGGGCGGCACCACGACGGTGGCGCTGGGCGCAAGCGGATGGGCGCTGCCCTGGGGATTGGATGCCAATGCGTTTGGCATTGCCGCGGCGGCCGCGGTATACAGCGCCGTGTCGTTGGGATGGCCGCAGCCCGCGCACCCGACGGAAGCAGCGTAG
- a CDS encoding DUF6883 domain-containing protein has translation MEPLPNLEQAVVPKEKITDYLLSERHPSGRGKAKFFKGFGFSPDQWEVLADALKRHAGQHGVTRTEASPFGTRYVVEGMITTPIGRSPQLRAVWFIREGRDVPHLATAYPLDKPS, from the coding sequence ATGGAGCCACTTCCCAATCTCGAACAGGCCGTAGTTCCCAAGGAAAAGATCACCGATTATCTGCTTTCTGAGAGGCACCCGTCTGGGCGCGGCAAGGCGAAATTTTTTAAAGGCTTTGGGTTTTCGCCCGATCAATGGGAAGTTTTGGCGGATGCGCTCAAACGTCATGCCGGGCAGCACGGCGTGACACGCACCGAAGCGTCCCCGTTCGGTACGCGCTACGTCGTAGAAGGCATGATAACAACGCCGATTGGTCGCAGCCCCCAACTGCGCGCCGTATGGTTCATCAGAGAAGGTCGCGACGTTCCGCATCTCGCGACCGCCTATCCGCTGGACAAACCATCGTGA
- a CDS encoding DUF4926 domain-containing protein, translated as MIEELSQVVLTEDLPEHHLEAGDIGTVVLVHRSAEEPSAAAGYEVEFTALDGETLTVTSVRPEQVRLARPREVPHARALG; from the coding sequence ATGATTGAAGAGCTGAGCCAAGTCGTACTCACCGAAGACCTGCCGGAACACCACCTGGAAGCCGGCGACATTGGCACCGTGGTGCTCGTCCACCGGAGCGCGGAGGAACCGTCCGCTGCGGCGGGCTATGAGGTTGAGTTCACCGCGCTTGACGGCGAAACGCTGACGGTAACGTCCGTCCGTCCCGAGCAGGTGCGCCTAGCGCGCCCGCGCGAAGTGCCGCATGCCCGTGCTTTGGGTTGA
- a CDS encoding DUF4268 domain-containing protein — protein MNESTLGILTKVDPRKIWPDEARDFTPWLAKQENLDRLADTIGLELQLEGTEQNVGPFNADIFCKDTVDDQWVLIENQLSRTDHAHLGQLLTYAAGLDAVTIIWIARRIRDQHRAALDWLNDVTEEGIDFFGIEIELWQIGDSPVAPKFNLTSKPNDWSKTVSRTTKQDGELTETKKLQLEYWTTFFEHLEEHDCRVRPRTPQPQHWANFAVGRSGCQLTARVNTRDHRVAVEVALKNDAQPLFHLLKEEGGAIEEEIGVELNWLPKPDKKRSLIEHEWDADPTNRDTWPRQHSRMRELLDAFHRAFSPRIRQLEPGDWVPPEELEE, from the coding sequence ATGAACGAATCAACCTTAGGCATTCTGACGAAGGTGGATCCGCGCAAGATTTGGCCGGATGAAGCTCGCGATTTCACGCCGTGGCTTGCCAAGCAAGAGAACCTGGACCGACTCGCCGATACGATTGGCCTTGAGCTCCAGTTGGAGGGTACCGAGCAGAACGTCGGTCCCTTCAATGCTGATATTTTCTGCAAAGATACAGTGGATGATCAGTGGGTGCTGATCGAAAACCAACTGAGTCGCACGGATCACGCGCATCTCGGTCAGCTTCTCACCTACGCGGCCGGCCTCGACGCGGTAACCATCATCTGGATTGCTCGGCGCATCAGAGACCAACACCGCGCAGCGCTTGACTGGCTCAACGACGTCACCGAAGAAGGCATCGACTTTTTCGGCATAGAAATCGAGCTCTGGCAAATCGGGGATTCCCCGGTGGCCCCAAAGTTCAATCTCACGTCGAAGCCCAACGACTGGTCGAAAACGGTTTCGCGCACAACAAAGCAGGATGGGGAGCTAACTGAGACAAAGAAGCTCCAGCTCGAGTATTGGACTACGTTTTTCGAGCACCTCGAGGAGCACGACTGTCGAGTTCGTCCGCGAACCCCACAGCCGCAGCACTGGGCCAATTTTGCTGTAGGACGCTCCGGCTGCCAGTTGACTGCTCGGGTCAATACCCGCGACCACCGTGTGGCGGTCGAGGTTGCACTGAAAAATGATGCTCAGCCGCTCTTCCACCTGTTGAAGGAAGAAGGGGGGGCCATCGAAGAAGAAATAGGCGTTGAACTGAACTGGCTACCGAAGCCGGATAAAAAGCGCAGCTTGATTGAACACGAGTGGGACGCTGACCCCACGAATCGAGATACGTGGCCGCGCCAGCACAGTCGCATGAGGGAGCTACTCGACGCTTTTCACCGGGCCTTTTCCCCTCGCATTCGCCAGCTCGAACCTGGTGACTGGGTGCCACCAGAGGAATTGGAGGAATAG
- a CDS encoding endonuclease domain-containing protein, which translates to MLWHRVRGRRMTYKFRRQVPLCGYIVDFVCFEKKVVVELDGSQHAEPDHRAADRVRDETLKDAEFCVLRFWNRQIHESLDAICRQIYAVCAQR; encoded by the coding sequence ATGTTGTGGCACCGCGTTCGTGGACGTCGCATGACTTACAAATTTCGTCGGCAAGTACCGCTCTGCGGATACATCGTCGACTTCGTGTGCTTCGAGAAAAAGGTAGTGGTGGAATTGGACGGCAGCCAGCATGCCGAACCAGACCATCGTGCGGCCGACCGAGTTCGGGACGAGACGTTAAAGGACGCCGAATTTTGCGTGCTTCGGTTCTGGAATCGACAAATTCACGAGTCACTGGACGCTATCTGCCGACAGATATATGCAGTATGTGCACAGCGCTAA
- a CDS encoding DUF2207 domain-containing protein, with the protein MAHWRSLVLIFIGGLLLSAPTHAQDKRYALSNYDVRLTLAPDGTYRVVETIRFAFQRGSFTTATRTIPQARFDSLYAVQVTSPDTPITAVTNATDGAATIRWTFPKRSSPATFNLAYSVDGALNAADGFNVIDWQAIGDAWSVPIRDMDVVVSIPFGDIPRDSVTVKPRVAGTLARSGTGWTASFAHEALPPGEGYRVIVRFPQRIAVAASDDDVGGLMAVTAIGLVVLGLIGGVVALIVWRGPSVDPNTVPASRPPDLPLPHAAHLAHKNSAGRFRMFSAVLFDLAQRGHVTLHCEPQESWTGTDGVVTVRSTTDRFGLTDFEADLLDEVQQYDTLKAFGQQASSYQRAQMTRIKEETVARGWFEARTTRSNRLIAVGTLLVLAAIASPFLIGGWGGPIAAGGLGGLGLGALVAGTKRYVITQAGAQHKAEVLAYLKALREQLEAERDSDPVAAAERLLDHLPWLLLDSRVDKAWLDELKDALSSSTRAMALPDWLDSAAQATEDATSAAVAAFLPIYLTVINTSAATGAGAVAGAVAGGAAAGAGAAGGAGGGGGGAA; encoded by the coding sequence ATGGCGCACTGGCGCAGTCTGGTACTGATTTTCATTGGCGGTCTGTTGCTCAGCGCGCCGACGCACGCGCAGGACAAGCGGTACGCGCTGTCGAATTACGACGTGCGCCTCACCCTGGCGCCCGACGGCACGTATCGCGTGGTGGAGACGATTCGTTTTGCCTTTCAGCGGGGCTCCTTTACCACCGCGACGCGCACAATCCCCCAAGCGCGCTTCGACTCGCTCTACGCTGTGCAGGTGACGAGCCCCGATACGCCCATCACCGCAGTGACTAACGCAACGGACGGCGCCGCCACCATCCGTTGGACCTTTCCCAAGCGCAGCTCCCCCGCTACGTTCAACCTTGCGTACAGCGTAGACGGCGCACTGAACGCTGCTGACGGCTTCAACGTGATTGACTGGCAGGCCATCGGGGATGCGTGGTCCGTGCCCATCCGAGACATGGATGTTGTTGTATCGATCCCCTTTGGCGATATCCCGCGCGATTCGGTGACCGTAAAGCCGCGGGTGGCGGGTACGCTGGCGCGCAGCGGGACGGGCTGGACCGCCTCCTTTGCACACGAGGCCCTACCACCCGGCGAGGGCTACCGCGTCATCGTCCGCTTCCCGCAGCGCATCGCCGTAGCGGCATCGGATGACGATGTGGGCGGCCTGATGGCCGTCACAGCCATTGGGCTCGTCGTGCTGGGCCTCATCGGCGGCGTCGTGGCGCTGATCGTGTGGCGCGGCCCATCGGTTGATCCCAACACGGTGCCCGCGTCCCGCCCCCCGGACCTGCCCCTGCCGCACGCGGCGCACCTGGCCCACAAAAACAGCGCCGGACGGTTTCGGATGTTCAGCGCGGTGCTGTTCGACCTTGCCCAGCGCGGGCACGTCACGCTGCACTGCGAGCCACAGGAAAGCTGGACCGGCACGGACGGCGTGGTTACGGTGCGCTCCACCACCGACCGGTTTGGACTGACCGACTTTGAGGCGGATCTGCTTGATGAGGTCCAGCAGTACGATACGCTTAAGGCCTTCGGGCAACAGGCGTCGAGCTATCAGCGGGCGCAGATGACGCGCATCAAAGAAGAAACGGTCGCTCGCGGATGGTTCGAGGCGCGCACTACGCGGTCTAACCGCTTGATTGCCGTTGGCACGCTGCTGGTCCTCGCAGCCATTGCGTCGCCGTTTTTGATCGGCGGATGGGGCGGTCCTATCGCGGCCGGTGGGCTGGGCGGCTTGGGACTTGGCGCGCTAGTGGCCGGCACGAAGCGCTACGTCATCACGCAAGCTGGGGCGCAGCACAAGGCCGAGGTGTTGGCCTACCTCAAGGCCCTCCGTGAACAGCTTGAGGCTGAGCGCGATAGCGATCCCGTAGCGGCTGCCGAACGCCTGCTCGACCACCTGCCCTGGCTCCTGCTCGACTCGAGGGTTGACAAAGCCTGGCTGGATGAATTGAAGGACGCGCTGTCCTCTAGCACCCGGGCAATGGCCCTGCCGGACTGGCTGGATAGCGCCGCACAAGCCACAGAAGACGCGACAAGTGCGGCCGTGGCGGCGTTCTTGCCCATTTACCTCACCGTTATCAACACGAGCGCTGCAACGGGCGCGGGCGCCGTGGCTGGTGCCGTAGCGGGCGGCGCAGCTGCAGGTGCCGGGGCTGCCGGAGGCGCTGGAGGCGGCGGCGGTGGGGCCGCTTAA
- a CDS encoding type II toxin-antitoxin system VapC family toxin, which yields MIVVDNDVLSYFWIQMDTGRSAHARRARERDPNWVAPRLWRSEFRNVLRGYLVGGYMRYDEALQFARDAEAEMVDQTYEVATSDVLRLVTETGHSAYDCEYVALAQRLGVSLVTGDKRLPDLFPDTAVLLEDFVRQ from the coding sequence ATGATTGTCGTCGACAATGACGTGCTCAGCTATTTCTGGATTCAGATGGACACGGGTCGGTCGGCCCATGCTCGCCGCGCTCGTGAGCGTGATCCGAATTGGGTGGCACCCCGGCTCTGGCGCTCCGAGTTCCGGAACGTGCTCCGCGGGTATCTGGTGGGCGGCTACATGCGCTACGATGAGGCGCTTCAGTTTGCTCGCGACGCGGAAGCCGAGATGGTCGATCAGACGTACGAAGTCGCTACGTCCGACGTACTTCGCCTTGTGACGGAGACCGGCCATTCGGCCTACGACTGCGAGTACGTCGCGCTGGCCCAGCGGCTGGGCGTCTCGCTCGTGACGGGCGACAAGCGGCTGCCCGATCTCTTTCCGGACACCGCCGTGCTACTGGAGGATTTCGTTCGGCAATGA
- a CDS encoding FitA-like ribbon-helix-helix domain-containing protein — protein MPTLTLKGLPEELHDRLKEQAERHRRSMNSEAIMILERTLMPTRQSAEAAIAKAEALNRRIGKAFPDIVNEAKREGRA, from the coding sequence ATGCCCACACTCACGTTGAAAGGCTTGCCCGAGGAACTGCACGATCGGCTCAAGGAGCAGGCCGAGCGTCACCGTCGCAGCATGAACAGCGAGGCGATCATGATCTTGGAGCGGACGCTTATGCCCACGCGCCAAAGCGCCGAGGCGGCCATCGCGAAGGCCGAAGCGCTGAATCGTAGGATCGGCAAGGCCTTTCCCGACATCGTCAACGAAGCGAAGCGGGAGGGGCGTGCATGA